The proteins below come from a single Gemmatimonadota bacterium genomic window:
- a CDS encoding SRPBCC domain-containing protein encodes MTPHDKTAPSQSDSIAFDFDLPHPPAKVWRALTDPELLSQWLLPTIGVELAPGATFAFHAPPQPGWDGVVQCRFVEIEAERKLRYTWVVGELDTVVTFTLTPTTTGTHLELTQSGFREDQKRNFGGARYGWRMMGDRLVELLGRIA; translated from the coding sequence ATGACGCCACACGACAAGACGGCCCCGTCGCAGTCGGACTCGATCGCCTTCGACTTCGACCTGCCTCACCCGCCGGCAAAGGTCTGGCGCGCGCTCACCGACCCCGAGCTTCTGTCACAGTGGCTCCTCCCGACGATCGGGGTGGAACTCGCACCGGGGGCGACCTTTGCCTTCCATGCACCACCGCAGCCCGGATGGGACGGCGTCGTGCAGTGCCGGTTCGTCGAGATCGAAGCCGAGCGGAAGCTCCGCTACACGTGGGTCGTGGGGGAACTCGACACGGTGGTGACGTTCACGCTCACGCCCACGACCACCGGGACGCACCTGGAGCTGACGCAGTCGGGTTTCCGCGAGGACCAGAAGCGCAACTTCGGCGGCGCACGCTACGGCTGGAGAATGATGGGGGACAGGCTCGTCGAACTGCTCGGGAGGATCGCATGA
- a CDS encoding winged helix-turn-helix transcriptional regulator, which produces MSNTAAAENRIFHALADPSRRAIFESLTRGEAAVKELTAKFDISQPAVSQHLATLRAAGLVRGRKAGRSVYYRVEPEGLKPLTDWIQHYRAFWTERIDRLEGLLERMDP; this is translated from the coding sequence ATGTCCAACACTGCCGCGGCCGAGAACCGGATCTTCCACGCACTCGCGGACCCTAGTCGCCGGGCAATCTTCGAATCGCTGACGCGGGGCGAAGCGGCGGTGAAAGAACTCACGGCGAAATTCGACATCTCGCAGCCAGCGGTGTCGCAGCATCTCGCCACCTTGCGGGCCGCCGGCCTGGTGCGGGGGCGGAAGGCGGGGCGCTCGGTCTACTACCGGGTCGAGCCCGAGGGACTGAAGCCACTCACCGATTGGATCCAGCACTACCGCGCGTTCTGGACAGAGCGCATCGACCGACTCGAAGGACTTCTGGAGCGGATGGACCCATGA
- a CDS encoding DUF4173 domain-containing protein: protein MGTGITATATGEGVRERARTPRRILVEGASLGILADVALRGAPGGLGWTIWVLALAVAAVSVARYDGLVANREQRGWLALAVACAIAFSWRDAEELRVANVLGTLVSLSMFAMSAAGLPAPSILAARLRDVIAAGAYTVRDLLVGAPTLVARDADLFTLPAARGGASWTAVRALLLTAPLAFVFTVLLSRADPVFASFFRLPTLDVAQIVPHLALFGVFAWLSAGWLRGAVLALSPRPTLPAHLPMRLGHAEVIASLGTVIALFALFVSLQLRWFFGGADVVLATTGLTVAEYARRGFFELVAVSALVLPLILGTRAAIDDARLVRRHRQLSLLLLVLLAAIIASAVLRMRLYVGYFGLTTDRLYATALMGWIAVVSVALALTVLRGRARPFAAIAVLSGFAALGALNIGNPELIIARGNLSRTPDARGIDYEYLTRLSGDAAPAVVHALRGAAPSAHACAGARALRKRWVRVEDTSWNLGARLGRGAVEQGMLEDEVARLCAGVAVGRNAGVPVNEPASRGP from the coding sequence ATGGGCACTGGCATCACGGCTACCGCAACCGGCGAGGGAGTGCGCGAGCGTGCGCGCACCCCGCGCCGCATCCTCGTCGAGGGCGCCTCGCTCGGCATCCTGGCCGACGTCGCCCTCCGAGGGGCGCCGGGCGGATTGGGGTGGACCATCTGGGTCCTCGCGCTCGCCGTGGCGGCGGTCAGCGTCGCGCGCTACGACGGACTCGTCGCCAACCGCGAACAGCGCGGCTGGCTCGCCCTCGCCGTCGCCTGCGCGATTGCCTTTTCCTGGCGCGACGCGGAGGAGCTGCGCGTGGCCAACGTGCTCGGGACGCTCGTTTCGCTCTCGATGTTCGCCATGTCGGCCGCCGGCCTCCCCGCCCCGTCTATCCTGGCGGCGCGACTGCGCGATGTGATCGCCGCCGGCGCCTACACCGTGCGCGACCTGCTGGTCGGCGCGCCCACGCTCGTGGCGCGCGACGCCGACCTCTTCACCCTCCCCGCCGCGCGGGGTGGCGCCTCGTGGACCGCTGTGCGCGCGTTGCTCCTCACGGCGCCGCTCGCCTTCGTCTTCACTGTGCTCCTCTCCCGCGCCGATCCCGTCTTCGCCTCGTTCTTTCGGTTGCCGACGCTCGACGTCGCGCAGATCGTCCCGCATCTGGCTCTTTTCGGGGTCTTCGCCTGGCTCTCTGCCGGCTGGCTACGTGGCGCCGTACTGGCCCTCTCCCCGCGCCCAACCCTCCCGGCGCACCTCCCCATGCGTCTCGGTCACGCCGAGGTGATCGCCTCGCTGGGCACGGTCATCGCGCTGTTCGCCCTCTTCGTGTCGTTGCAGCTGCGGTGGTTCTTCGGCGGCGCCGACGTCGTCCTCGCCACGACGGGACTCACCGTCGCCGAGTACGCGCGGCGGGGCTTCTTCGAGCTGGTGGCCGTGTCGGCGCTGGTGCTCCCGCTCATTCTCGGCACGCGCGCCGCCATCGACGACGCGCGCCTCGTACGGCGACACCGGCAGCTGTCGCTCCTCTTGCTCGTGCTGCTCGCCGCCATCATCGCGTCGGCGGTGCTGCGCATGCGGCTCTATGTGGGGTACTTCGGGCTCACCACCGACCGACTGTACGCCACCGCGCTCATGGGGTGGATCGCCGTCGTGTCGGTGGCCCTGGCGCTGACCGTGCTGCGCGGACGTGCGCGACCGTTTGCGGCGATCGCGGTGCTGTCCGGTTTCGCGGCGCTGGGAGCGCTCAATATCGGCAATCCCGAGTTGATCATTGCGCGCGGGAACCTGTCGCGGACGCCTGATGCGCGCGGGATCGACTACGAGTACCTGACGCGGTTGAGCGGCGATGCGGCGCCGGCCGTGGTGCATGCCCTGCGAGGCGCAGCGCCGTCGGCGCATGCGTGCGCGGGGGCGCGGGCGCTGCGCAAGCGCTGGGTGCGCGTCGAGGACACGTCGTGGAACCTCGGGGCGCGCTTGGGGCGTGGGGCGGTCGAGCAAGGAATGCTGGAGGACGAGGTGGCGCGATTGTGTGCGGGAGTCGCGGTCGGGAGGAACGCGGGAGTCCCGGTCAACGAGCCAGCGTCTCGTGGGCCCTGA
- a CDS encoding multicopper oxidase domain-containing protein yields the protein MATLLAVLMACDAPAPAVEPTPTAQPNDLRVSVGTRAGKTLIVALEARQAFWRPSADDGPALEVATFAEAGKEPSVPGPLLRVPVGDSVSITLVNRLRDTLLVAGLRDPRSPDTLVVAPGDTGRALFRGERPGLYGYFGSTRRGAQSWSGGRGGQLSGVIVVDSVNAPPDRIFAITAWAGAPPIDGDSTFLLAMNGKMWPHTERLQVAVGDSVHWRVINFAGSLHPMHLHGAYFRVDARGTRTGDTAYTTAQQRLAVTELLGLKETMSITWSPLRAGRWLFHCHDAFHVDHVQERELPVASRMWAASLRGDTTRLAADVHPENAVHGMSGLVMGIDVTGPAPERASVNPRRIALTVQQRSRVFGDTVGIGFVLAAPGAVAADSIEIPGPPLVLQRDEAVAITVHNRLAIPTSVHWHGMELESYFDGVGGWSGSATHVAPVIAPRDSFVARFTPPRSGTFIYHSHFGEVRQLSLGLFGALVVLDPGEQWDAERDRVVLFAVAGVGDSALVVAHHSKQPLRPGVTYRMRFINITPADAVEVEALQGGAAMTWRRVAKDGADVRAPALGPARLRFGPGETIDVEVTPKAGAGPLTFRNKSFNNFDVVIPVR from the coding sequence GTGGCCACGCTGCTCGCCGTCCTCATGGCATGTGATGCGCCCGCGCCGGCGGTCGAGCCCACTCCGACCGCGCAGCCGAACGACCTGCGGGTGAGCGTCGGGACACGAGCAGGGAAAACGCTCATCGTGGCGCTCGAGGCACGTCAGGCGTTCTGGCGTCCGTCGGCGGACGACGGTCCCGCGCTCGAAGTGGCGACCTTTGCGGAGGCAGGAAAGGAACCGTCGGTTCCGGGGCCATTGCTTCGCGTCCCGGTCGGTGACTCGGTGTCGATCACCCTGGTCAACCGGCTACGCGATACGCTGCTCGTTGCCGGCCTGCGCGATCCGCGATCGCCCGACACCCTGGTCGTCGCACCTGGCGATACGGGACGCGCGCTGTTCCGGGGCGAGCGACCAGGGCTCTACGGATATTTCGGGAGCACGCGGCGAGGAGCCCAGTCCTGGAGCGGCGGACGCGGAGGACAGCTCAGTGGCGTCATCGTGGTGGACTCGGTGAATGCGCCACCGGATCGAATCTTCGCGATCACCGCCTGGGCCGGTGCGCCGCCAATCGACGGCGATTCCACCTTCCTGCTGGCGATGAACGGCAAGATGTGGCCGCACACGGAGCGGCTGCAGGTGGCCGTCGGGGACTCCGTGCATTGGCGCGTGATCAACTTCGCCGGGAGCCTGCACCCGATGCACCTGCACGGTGCGTACTTTCGCGTCGACGCGCGGGGCACGCGAACGGGGGACACGGCGTATACGACAGCACAGCAGCGTTTGGCAGTCACCGAGCTGCTGGGGCTGAAGGAGACGATGTCGATCACCTGGAGCCCGTTACGCGCCGGGCGGTGGCTCTTCCACTGCCACGACGCCTTCCACGTCGATCACGTGCAGGAACGGGAACTCCCCGTGGCGTCGCGGATGTGGGCGGCCAGCCTGCGCGGCGACACGACCCGGTTGGCAGCGGACGTGCATCCCGAGAATGCCGTGCACGGAATGTCGGGACTCGTCATGGGGATCGACGTGACAGGTCCCGCGCCCGAGCGTGCTTCGGTCAATCCTCGACGCATCGCGCTCACGGTGCAACAGCGCTCGCGCGTCTTTGGCGATACGGTCGGCATCGGCTTCGTGCTCGCGGCCCCAGGAGCTGTGGCCGCCGACTCGATCGAGATTCCCGGACCTCCACTTGTGCTCCAACGAGATGAAGCGGTCGCGATCACAGTTCACAACCGCCTGGCGATCCCGACATCGGTGCATTGGCACGGAATGGAGCTGGAGAGCTACTTCGATGGTGTCGGCGGATGGAGCGGCAGCGCCACTCACGTTGCCCCGGTGATCGCGCCGCGTGACTCGTTCGTGGCCCGATTCACCCCTCCGCGCTCGGGCACGTTCATTTACCACTCGCACTTCGGCGAGGTGCGGCAGCTGTCGCTCGGCCTCTTCGGCGCACTGGTGGTCCTGGACCCGGGAGAGCAGTGGGACGCGGAGCGTGATCGCGTGGTGCTGTTTGCCGTCGCGGGGGTGGGCGATTCGGCGCTGGTGGTGGCGCATCACTCCAAGCAGCCGCTGCGACCGGGCGTCACGTATCGCATGCGCTTCATCAACATCACACCGGCCGATGCCGTCGAAGTGGAGGCACTGCAAGGAGGCGCCGCGATGACGTGGCGTCGCGTCGCGAAGGACGGCGCGGACGTTCGTGCGCCGGCGCTTGGCCCGGCGCGGCTGCGGTTCGGGCCGGGAGAGACAATCGACGTGGAGGTCACGCCCAAGGCTGGAGCCGGACCGCTGACGTTCCGGAACAAGTCGTTCAACAACTTCGATGTGGTGATCCCCGTGCGGTGA
- a CDS encoding methylmalonyl-CoA carboxyltransferase: protein MAQEMGGAEKVALQKAKGKLTVRERIDALLDAGTFREIGSISGVASYNDDGTLAHYTPANFILGRGRIDARPIVVAADDFTIRGGAAEATIHEKQVQAEQMANELRLPIVRLIDGTGGGGSVKTLETSGFTYIPALPGWDWLVDNLATVPVVSLGLGPVAGLGAARLVSSHYSVLVKGIGQMFAAGPALVTAAGRAVTKDELGGAEVHARSGAVDDLADDEAGALALARRFLSYLPSSVDAVSDRVTADDPADRSERWLDGAIPRDRRLTYKMRPILEAIVDRDSLFEIGRRWGGSIITAFARLDGWPVAVVASDVSVSAGAWTAEAAQKLTRFVELAESFHLPVVNFVDIPGLMIGVEAEKAGTLRHGGRALATVYQATVPWCTVIVRKAFGVAAGGMSNHTRFKYRYAWPSGDWGSLPIEGGIEVAYKAQLDAADDRDAARREITERLNRVRSPFRTAEKFGVEEIIAPSETRALLCEFANLAAPLRKVGRVGFGFRP, encoded by the coding sequence ATGGCGCAGGAGATGGGCGGGGCGGAGAAGGTCGCGCTGCAGAAGGCGAAGGGGAAACTCACGGTCCGCGAGCGCATCGACGCCCTGCTCGACGCCGGGACGTTTCGCGAGATCGGGAGCATTTCCGGCGTCGCCAGCTACAACGACGACGGGACGCTGGCGCACTACACCCCGGCCAACTTCATCCTCGGACGTGGACGCATCGACGCGCGTCCGATCGTGGTGGCGGCGGACGACTTCACCATCCGCGGCGGCGCGGCCGAGGCGACGATCCACGAGAAGCAGGTGCAGGCGGAACAGATGGCCAACGAGCTGCGCCTCCCCATCGTGCGCCTCATCGACGGGACGGGCGGTGGCGGATCGGTCAAGACGCTCGAGACGAGCGGCTTCACCTACATCCCGGCGCTGCCGGGGTGGGACTGGTTGGTCGACAACCTGGCGACGGTCCCGGTGGTCTCGTTAGGGCTGGGGCCGGTGGCGGGGCTGGGGGCGGCGCGGCTGGTGTCGTCGCACTACTCGGTGCTGGTGAAGGGGATCGGGCAGATGTTCGCCGCCGGCCCGGCACTGGTCACCGCCGCGGGGCGCGCGGTGACCAAGGACGAGTTGGGTGGGGCGGAGGTGCATGCGCGCAGCGGCGCGGTCGACGACCTGGCCGACGACGAGGCGGGAGCGCTGGCGCTGGCGCGGCGCTTCCTGTCGTACCTGCCGTCGTCCGTCGACGCCGTGAGCGACCGCGTGACAGCGGACGACCCCGCCGATCGCAGCGAACGCTGGCTCGATGGCGCCATTCCGCGCGACCGGCGGCTGACCTACAAGATGCGTCCCATCCTCGAGGCCATCGTCGACCGCGACTCGCTCTTCGAGATCGGGCGCCGCTGGGGCGGTTCGATCATCACGGCCTTCGCTCGCCTCGATGGCTGGCCGGTGGCGGTGGTGGCCAGCGACGTCAGCGTCAGCGCTGGCGCCTGGACAGCCGAGGCAGCGCAAAAGCTCACCCGCTTTGTCGAGTTAGCCGAATCGTTTCACCTGCCGGTGGTGAACTTCGTGGACATCCCGGGGCTCATGATCGGCGTCGAGGCAGAGAAGGCGGGGACGTTGCGGCATGGCGGTCGCGCCCTCGCCACCGTGTACCAGGCGACCGTCCCGTGGTGCACGGTCATCGTCCGCAAGGCGTTCGGTGTTGCGGCCGGCGGGATGTCGAACCACACGCGCTTCAAGTACCGCTACGCCTGGCCGTCGGGGGACTGGGGGTCGCTCCCGATCGAGGGCGGGATCGAAGTGGCGTACAAGGCGCAACTCGACGCCGCCGACGATCGCGACGCGGCTCGGCGCGAGATCACGGAACGGCTCAACCGGGTGCGGTCGCCCTTCCGGACGGCAGAAAAGTTCGGCGTCGAGGAGATCATCGCGCCGAGCGAGACACGGGCCCTGTTGTGCGAGTTCGCCAACCTGGCGGCGCCGCTGCGGAAGGTAGGACGGGTGGGGTTCGGGTTCAGGCCGTAG
- a CDS encoding acyl-CoA dehydrogenase family protein, which produces MTSHAGSPSSSPTADAEELALFRQSVAAFVEEAMVPNDPAWRKQQHVGTDIWRRAGEQGLLCIDIPTEYGGMGGTFFHEAILHEELSRRGISGFGAGVHSICAHYVLNHGTEAQKQRWLPRLASGELIGSIAMSEAGAGSDLQSIQTRAERDGDDYVINGTKLFITNGYLTSFIALAVKTDSSERAKGISMLMVETKDLPGYRVGRILDKMGLKAQDTAELIFEDVRVPASCLLGEVPGRGFSQMMFDLPYERMIIAVAAVAAMEGALDATRQYVKERQAFGKAIGDFQHSRFTLAEAATIARVARSFVDDCVARVASGTLDTATAAMAKWWTTDMQQKVLDDCVQLHGGYGYMNEYLVCRMFADARVQRIYGGTNEIMKELIARTL; this is translated from the coding sequence ATGACCTCGCACGCTGGCTCTCCCTCCTCGTCCCCCACCGCTGACGCCGAAGAACTCGCCCTCTTCCGCCAGAGCGTCGCCGCCTTCGTGGAGGAGGCAATGGTCCCGAACGACCCCGCGTGGCGCAAGCAGCAGCATGTGGGTACTGACATCTGGCGCCGCGCTGGCGAACAGGGGCTCCTCTGCATCGACATCCCGACCGAGTACGGCGGGATGGGGGGGACCTTCTTCCACGAGGCGATCCTGCACGAGGAGTTGTCGCGTCGCGGGATCAGCGGCTTCGGCGCCGGGGTGCACAGCATCTGCGCGCACTATGTGCTGAACCATGGCACCGAGGCGCAGAAGCAGCGCTGGCTGCCGCGCCTGGCGAGTGGGGAGCTGATCGGTTCGATCGCGATGTCGGAAGCGGGAGCCGGGTCGGATCTGCAGTCGATCCAGACGCGCGCGGAGCGCGATGGCGACGACTACGTGATCAACGGGACCAAGCTCTTCATCACCAACGGCTACCTCACGTCGTTCATCGCGCTGGCGGTCAAGACCGACTCGTCGGAACGCGCGAAGGGGATCTCGATGCTGATGGTGGAGACGAAGGACCTCCCCGGGTATCGGGTGGGGCGCATCCTCGACAAGATGGGGCTCAAGGCGCAGGACACGGCGGAGCTGATCTTCGAGGATGTGCGCGTCCCGGCGTCGTGCTTGTTAGGCGAGGTGCCCGGGCGTGGCTTCTCCCAGATGATGTTTGACCTCCCCTACGAGCGAATGATCATCGCCGTGGCCGCGGTGGCGGCCATGGAAGGGGCGCTCGACGCCACGCGCCAGTACGTCAAGGAGCGCCAGGCGTTCGGCAAGGCGATCGGCGACTTCCAGCACTCGCGCTTCACCCTGGCCGAGGCAGCGACGATCGCCCGCGTGGCGCGTTCGTTCGTCGACGATTGCGTGGCCCGCGTGGCGTCCGGGACGCTCGACACGGCGACCGCGGCGATGGCCAAGTGGTGGACCACCGACATGCAGCAGAAGGTGCTCGACGACTGCGTGCAGCTGCACGGCGGCTACGGCTACATGAACGAATACCTCGTGTGCCGCATGTTTGCCGACGCGCGCGTGCAGCGCATCTATGGCGGCACCAACGAGATCATGAAGGAACTCATCGCGCGCACCCTGTAG
- a CDS encoding winged helix-turn-helix transcriptional regulator — MVVRSSLPDAELDRLFRALADATRRDIVARLLSDEPASVTALASHYDMSFAAVQKHVAVLEEAGLVTKHPQGRERIVRGNPERLAQARALLTQLEQHWVSRVRQLDAILAEPHPPKE; from the coding sequence ATGGTTGTACGTTCTTCCCTCCCCGACGCCGAACTCGATCGGCTCTTTCGTGCCCTGGCCGACGCCACGAGGCGCGACATCGTGGCACGCCTGCTCTCCGATGAGCCGGCGAGCGTCACGGCGCTCGCGTCGCACTACGACATGTCGTTCGCCGCGGTGCAGAAGCACGTCGCCGTGCTCGAGGAGGCCGGTCTCGTCACCAAGCACCCGCAGGGGCGCGAGCGCATCGTGCGCGGCAACCCCGAACGACTGGCCCAGGCGCGCGCGCTGCTCACGCAACTCGAACAGCACTGGGTGTCCCGCGTGCGCCAGCTCGACGCCATTCTCGCCGAACCACATCCACCGAAGGAGTAG
- a CDS encoding SRPBCC domain-containing protein, whose amino-acid sequence MPITEVTSNPHDLTLTIVADFPVSVERLWDAYADPRQLERFWGPEQWPATFLRHDMAVGGRSQYFMTGPAGEIAYGWFRFVAIEPLRRIEVEDGFGDPAGDPNPAMPTMRITFHFEGTPTGARFRSVTTFPSVEAMEQLVQMGMMEGMRSAMGQIDAVLADLASFAASRGTESQLLSDTQVRVSRVIRGSAAQVWRAHHEPALMQRWLLGPDGWTMPVCEVATEVGQRYRYEWANTAGSQRFGFEGELLESAAPYRAVTTEQMIGTDGPATRNELTLTPVQGGTLMSLLITYPNKELRDMILGTGMTTGMEASYVRLEREVLGAPHAVTG is encoded by the coding sequence ATGCCGATCACCGAGGTCACCTCGAACCCGCACGACCTCACGCTCACCATCGTCGCCGACTTCCCGGTGTCGGTGGAGCGGTTGTGGGACGCCTACGCCGACCCGCGCCAGCTGGAGCGCTTCTGGGGGCCCGAGCAGTGGCCGGCGACCTTCCTGCGGCACGACATGGCCGTGGGTGGCCGTTCGCAGTACTTCATGACGGGGCCTGCCGGAGAGATCGCGTACGGCTGGTTCCGTTTCGTCGCCATCGAGCCGCTACGGCGCATCGAGGTGGAGGACGGCTTCGGCGATCCGGCAGGAGACCCTAACCCGGCGATGCCGACGATGCGCATCACCTTCCATTTCGAGGGGACGCCCACGGGGGCGCGCTTCCGGAGCGTGACAACCTTCCCCAGCGTCGAGGCGATGGAGCAGCTGGTGCAGATGGGGATGATGGAGGGGATGCGGTCGGCGATGGGGCAGATCGACGCCGTGCTGGCAGACCTCGCGTCGTTCGCCGCAAGCCGCGGGACCGAATCGCAGCTGCTCAGCGATACGCAGGTGCGCGTGAGCCGCGTCATTCGCGGGAGCGCGGCGCAGGTGTGGCGCGCGCATCACGAGCCGGCGCTCATGCAGCGCTGGCTGCTCGGTCCGGACGGATGGACGATGCCGGTGTGCGAGGTGGCCACCGAGGTCGGCCAGCGCTATCGCTATGAGTGGGCCAACACCGCTGGCTCGCAGCGCTTCGGCTTCGAGGGCGAGCTGCTGGAGTCGGCGGCGCCATACCGGGCGGTGACGACCGAACAGATGATCGGCACCGACGGCCCGGCCACGCGCAACGAGTTGACGCTCACCCCCGTGCAGGGCGGGACGCTGATGAGCCTCCTGATCACGTATCCGAACAAGGAATTGCGCGACATGATCCTGGGGACGGGGATGACCACGGGCATGGAGGCGAGCTATGTGCGCCTCGAGCGCGAGGTACTCGGCGCTCCGCACGCTGTGACTGGTTAG
- a CDS encoding DUF3592 domain-containing protein, with protein sequence MSHQPPSRFAIAVCVLLALVGSVGAVGSWGAYLTDSRLERSGPRAVGLVTDSHVSRAADGETDYIVEYTLALPSGREVASQRGVSQRLWSQLRRGERVTVVYSAEQPGRNFPLGAGVTSLGLTIFGSLLSAAVAALGYAVLFGVWRERRRP encoded by the coding sequence GTGTCCCACCAGCCGCCCAGTCGTTTCGCCATCGCCGTCTGCGTCCTGCTGGCGCTGGTCGGATCGGTGGGCGCTGTCGGGAGTTGGGGGGCATACCTCACCGACAGCCGACTCGAGCGCTCCGGGCCGCGTGCCGTGGGCCTCGTCACCGACTCGCACGTGTCACGTGCGGCCGACGGTGAGACCGACTACATCGTCGAATACACCCTCGCCCTCCCATCGGGGCGGGAGGTCGCGTCGCAGCGCGGGGTGTCGCAGCGGCTCTGGTCGCAGCTGCGGCGCGGAGAGCGCGTCACCGTCGTCTACTCGGCGGAGCAGCCCGGGCGCAACTTCCCCCTTGGCGCCGGCGTCACCTCACTCGGCCTCACGATCTTTGGCTCCCTGCTCTCCGCGGCGGTCGCGGCTCTGGGGTACGCTGTGTTGTTCGGCGTCTGGCGCGAGCGCCGTCGTCCCTGA